The Alphaproteobacteria bacterium US3C007 genomic interval CACATCTTTTGGACGATTGAACGAGCATTGCTATTACTTGTTTCCTTGATCGTCCTTTTTCCGATCTTCTGGATGTTTCTGACGTCGCTAAAACGACCCCGCGACGCATATTCGATCAGCCTGAATTTTAAACCTACTCTTGATAACTTTGCTATGGTTTTTGCCGAACCTTGGAATTTGGGCAGCATGGTACTGAACTCGGCCATTGTTGCAGGCGTCACTGTGTTGATTTCCGTGCCTTGCGCCTCTTTGGCAGCCTATAGCTTTTCTAGGTTTCGGGTAAAAGGTCGCAAGATATTGTTTTTTATGGTTCTTTCAACACAATTCATCCCGGCAGTTGTCATCGTGCTTCCGTTCTTTTTGATGTTTCGTTCTCTTGGGCTGCTCGATACGCGGATCGCTTTGATTATTGTAAATCTTGCAATTGTCACGCCTTTCGTAATTTGGATGATCAAAGGCTTTATCGATGCCATCCCGGTGGACAGCGAAGAAGCGGCGATGATCGACGGGGCCTCACGCCTTAGGGTTATTCGCGACATTGTTTTGCCGATGGCAGCGCCTGGAATCCTGACGTCATCGATTTTCTGCTTCATCTTGACCTGGAATGAGTTCCTATTCTCGTTGATCCTGACCCGTCGAGATGCGGTGACGCTTCCGGTTGGGTTGGTTAGTTTCCGAACTGAACGCGGCGACCTTTGGGAATTGATGAGTGCTGCCGGTGTCATGATCACTGTGCCAATTTTCATCATGGCGATGATCATACAGAAACACTTTACACGCGGCATGACTGCCGGTGCGATCAAATAAAGGAAGATCTAACAATGACTGAAGTTCGTTTGGTAGATATAGAAAAGCGTTACGGTGGTTTTCTAGCATTGCCAAAACAAAGCCTGACTATCGAAGCGGGGGAGTTCCTTGTTCTTCTTGGCCCGTCGGGCTGTGGTAAAACAACGACCATGCGTATGATTGCAGGGCTAGAAGATATTACATCCGGGGATGTCCTGATCGACAATGATCGCGTAAATGACAAGCCGCCAAAAGATCGGGATATCGCGATGGTGTTTCAGAATTATGGGCTCTATCCGCATATGACTGTTGCGCAAAATATTGGATATCCGCTCAAACTTCGCGGAATATCTAAGGCAGAGTGCACTGCACGCGTTCTTGAAATTGCGGAAAAAGTTGAACTGGAAGAATTGCTCAAACGTCGTCCATCTGAGCTGTCAGGTGGTCAACGCCAACGTGTGGCACTGGCACGCGCCATCATTCGTACCCCAAAGATTTTCTTGATGGATGAGCCCCTGTCGAACCTCGACGCTAAGCTGCGCGTAACAATGCGTGCTGAATTAAAGCATCTGCATCATGAGTTAGGGGTCACTACAATATATGTCACCCACGACCAGATGGAAGCCATGACGCTCGCTACTCGGATTGCAGTGATGCGCGAAGGTCGCATCGTCCAGCTGGATACGCCAAAGAAAATCTACTCGGAACCCGTCGATCTTTTTGTCGCTGGTTTCATTGGATCTCCTTCTATGAACCTCATCAAGGGAGAAGTCGAGAATGGTTTCTTTGTAGCGAAGGGCGTCAAAATCCCCGTACAGTTTTCTGACAGGTGCGACGTAGTCTTGGGGGTGAGACCTGAAGATCTGGAGATCGTCGAGCGGCAACGGGCTACTATTATGGCTCCGGTTTACGCTCTGGAACTGACTGGTGATGCGACTCTTGTGACTATAAAGGACGGTGCAACATCAATATGTGTGCGAGGGCCAGCTGACTTTGAGGCTAACATTGATGAGGTTTGTCATATTGCACCACGAAAACCTGAGAAACTTCACCTTTTCGATAAATCAACTGGAGAAAGACTCAACTCATGACCGAATCTGCCACTTTAGAATTGACACAGAAACAAGCGGATGCGCGACACGTGAAACGATCTGACTACGCCAGTTGTACGGTTGCTTTCATTGACTGCAAAAAACCTGGTTCCCACTTAAAAGAGAATTACTCGATCATTGGACCGGGCGTAAGTTCGTCAAACGATCAGGTGGTAAATCTACCCGAGCCGCATGGCTTTAATGTGGGTGCAGCTGCAATGCCAAGTGGGATTACCAACAATCTTCACATTCATTTCACAGCAGAGGTGTTCGTCGTTCAAAAAGGTAGTTGGACCTTCCGATGGGGAGCACATGGCGAACATAGCTTTGAAGCTTCGGAAGGTGACGTTCTGTCTGTACCGACTTGGATCTTCCGTGGGTTTACCAATACCGGCACCGATGATGGTTGGATTTTTACAATGCTTGGTGGCGACAATACGGGCGGTGTGGTTTTCCACCCCGACATTATGATTGAGGCTGCGGAATACGGGCTGTTTATTTCGAAAAATAACACTCTGATTGATACCTCCAAGGGCGATCCGGTACCTGCTGAAGGTGAAACAATCCCGCCGATGCCAGCCGAAGATTTGGCCGCAATCAGAGACATTTCACCGAGCGAGATGACCAAGCGTATTGTTGCTGAGTCCGACCGCGATTTTCGTCCGGCCTTTATCGATGCAGGACTCCCAAATTGTGGCGCCGAAATTGCACCTATTCTTGGATATGGCATCAGCCAGAATCGTGACCATAATCCCAGAATTACAAATCCGCATACGTTTTCAATGGAATGGCTAAAGATGCAAGCCGGCCAAACAGTCAGTCCTTTTGTTCTTGATGAAAAAATGGTGTTGATAATAAGATATGGTTCCGTGCGTCTGTACTTAAATGAAGGTAGTGACGTGTCTGTTGATCTCAACGCTTGGGAGACCTATTCAATCCCGGCGGGCGTTGTTCGTAGATTTCAATGTCTAGGCGACGACGCGGTTGAGGTTCTCATTGTTGTATCTGGAGATCACCGAAAATGGCCGCGCTTCCGGCCTGAGGTTCTTGACGCGGCATGGAAAGACGGGAAAGCCCTGGATGCAGGCGGATTTGTGGCAAAGGCTTCGCTGTTGCCCAACTATGGCTGGGCTGGATAATTATGCGTTCAAATAAGGTGAAAGACCGGATTACGACAGGTAAGACGATTGTAAACGCATGGCTAGCTATCCCATCAAGCTACTCTGCGGAAGGGATGGGCCAGGCCGGGTTTCATTCTGTTACTGTCGATATGCAACATGGGATGCTGGGATTTTCGGATGCGTTGCATATGCTGCAGGCGATATCAGCAACACCAGCAACACCACTGGTTCGCGTGCCGGAACTCAACAAAGCGTCGATTATGCGCCTTTTGGATGCAGGTGCCTATGGCATCATTTGCCCCATGATCTCGACAGCAGATGATGCGCGAGCGCTCGTTGCAGCATGCCGTTATCCGCCAATCGGTGAGCGAAGCTTTGGACCAGCGCGCGGCCTACTTTATGGCGGGCTAGATTATGTTGCCAAAGCCAATGACGTTATTATGGCGATTCCTATGATTGAAACTCTTGATGGCGTTGAAAACATCGATGAAATTTTGGACGTAACAGGCATCGATATGATTTACATTGGGCCAAATGATCTGGCCTTCTCCATGGAGGGATCGCTGGAGTTTCCAAGATCCGAGTCCGAGGCGGCGATCTCATTTATTCTTGAACGTGCGCAGAACAAAGGGTGCCCTACTGGGATTTTTTGCAGTGATGTTGGAGAGGCAAAGCGCCGAGTTGAGCAAGGCTTCAATTTGGTCACACCCGGGAACGACTTCAATAATCTAATACAGAGCAGCGTTTCGGCCGTTCGCGGTGTGTTAGGAGCATACACTGATAGCTCAGGGCTGTCTAACGATGGATACTGATAGCATGATATCAAAACAATGGTTTTTGCTGCCGGGTACGTTGTGTACAGGTGAGGTATTTTTGCCTTTTCTTAATGCACTTGGCGTATCTCAAAGCCAAAGAACTGTAATTCCTATTCGTTATCAGTCAGTTGATGAATATGAACGCCTCCTCACAGAGGACGTGCCCCCAGGTTCGGTTGTGTGTGGCTTTTCTCTGGGTGCAGGCGTAGCAGCCCATCTGGCCGACAGGCTGGATATTGGCCTGCTGGTTTTGTTCGGAGTGAACCCACATGCCGATGATCCTGAGAAATACCAATTGCGCCGCGATCTTGAAAATGACGTGCTAGCGCATGGTGGGCGAAAAGCCATGTCCGCCCGTGTCCCAGAAATTCACGGTATGAATGCGGAAATTGTGTTGGAAACGATCCTCGATATGGCTGAAGCATGTGGACCTTACATATCTAAGCAAACCACCTTAGCCCTTGAACGACCAGGCGCGTGCTCTGCCCTTGCGAATGCCAGATACCCAGTTCTTGCGCTGACAGGTAGTGAAGATAGAATGACACCTTTTTCTCTCGCGAAGGATGCAGCCGGTGCAGCACTAAATGGGACGGTTACCTGTCTTGCGGGGCTGGGTCATTATGCATTGTTAGAAGATCCACACGCCTGCAAAGCGGTTTTGGAATTGTATCTAGAGGAGCTAATCAAATGAATGACTGTATGTCAGAACTTTTTGAACTCTTGAAATCCGTTGACACTCCAACCGTTTGCAACGCGATTGAAGTGGCTCAGGGCAAACGAGGTTTTAACCGCTTTACACGTGGCACCATGCAGCATTCCAAACCTGGCGATCCCGCTATTGTCGGATTTGCGCGCACTGCCAAGATTTCTGGTCTTGCTCCGCCTATTGAACCCGAAGAGGTCATCCGGGCGCGCCGTATGGACTATTTCCGTTTGATGGCGGGCGGAAGTGGGCCCACCGTCGCGGTCGTCGAAGATGTCGACTATCCCAATTGTATCGCTGGCTGGTGGGGTGAGGTGCATGTTGCCGTTCACAAGGGATTAGGTTTACAGGGAGCCGTCACGAATGGCGTGGTGCGCGATCTTGATGTGATTGATGACGGATTTCCAGTTCTGGCAGGTTCGATCGGACCGAGCCATGGTTACGTGCATGTTGTCGAAATCGGGACTAGTGTGAGCATTTTGGGGATGCATGTTTCACAGGGTGAACTCATACATGCAGACCGCCATGGCGCGTTGGTAATCCCAGAAGAAGTCATACTTAACCTGAAGCAGGCTATCGAAACTGTTATCGAAAACGAATCCATTGTGTTGATTCCCGCGCGCGCGCCAGGTTTCAATATCGAAAAGCTCGAAGAGGCCTGGAAAAAATTTGAGCAGGCGAGAACCTGAGTGTTGGAAAATCAGACACCGAAGATTCGTGTGACACGCAAACTTACGTTTAGCGTTGAACAGCGTTTGAAAGAGAACTTCGATGTTGTCTTCAATCCAGACGACGCACCACTGGCTCGCGATGAGTTGTACAAATCAATGCAAGAATATGACGCGTTGGTCGTCACCGTTAGCGATCAAGTTGAAGCGGAAATGCTGCAGTGCTCGTCTCGTCGAGTCGGCATGATTGCGAATGTCGGAGTCGGGTTTAGCAACATCGATACCGACGTTGCTCGAGCTATGGGCATCGCCGTTTCTAATACACCAGATGTCCTCACCGATGCCACGGCGGATATCGCAATGTTTCTTATTCTTGCGGCAACACGACATACATTTTGTGCAGAGCGGACGCTTCGCACTAACGAGTGGACCGGATTCTCAATCGTCGATGGGTTAGGGGCCAGTATCCAAGGCAAAACGCTAGGCATAGTCGGAATGGGGCGCATTGGCCGTGCGACCGCGCGCCGAGCTGCTTTGGGATTTGGAATGAAGGTTATCTATTATAACCGTTCCCCTGTACCCGATATAGATCCTGATTTTCTGCCATTGAAAAGCATCGAAGCGGTCATGTCTCAGGCGGACGTCGTTAGTGTCCATGTGCCAGGTGGTAGCCTTTCACCTCCAATCACTGCATCGCATATCGCGTCTATGAAGCCGACGGCCTATCTAGTGAATACCGCACGCGGTGACAGTATCGATCAAGAAGCCCTTGTAGACGCCCTGGTTGCAGGCCGTATTGCCGG includes:
- a CDS encoding D-glycerate dehydrogenase; this translates as MLENQTPKIRVTRKLTFSVEQRLKENFDVVFNPDDAPLARDELYKSMQEYDALVVTVSDQVEAEMLQCSSRRVGMIANVGVGFSNIDTDVARAMGIAVSNTPDVLTDATADIAMFLILAATRHTFCAERTLRTNEWTGFSIVDGLGASIQGKTLGIVGMGRIGRATARRAALGFGMKVIYYNRSPVPDIDPDFLPLKSIEAVMSQADVVSVHVPGGSLSPPITASHIASMKPTAYLVNTARGDSIDQEALVDALVAGRIAGAGLDVFADEPRVPDQLRKLENVSLLPHIGSATYEVRTAMGIMAAENIEAFFSGADLPNRVV
- a CDS encoding ABC transporter ATP-binding protein, giving the protein MTEVRLVDIEKRYGGFLALPKQSLTIEAGEFLVLLGPSGCGKTTTMRMIAGLEDITSGDVLIDNDRVNDKPPKDRDIAMVFQNYGLYPHMTVAQNIGYPLKLRGISKAECTARVLEIAEKVELEELLKRRPSELSGGQRQRVALARAIIRTPKIFLMDEPLSNLDAKLRVTMRAELKHLHHELGVTTIYVTHDQMEAMTLATRIAVMREGRIVQLDTPKKIYSEPVDLFVAGFIGSPSMNLIKGEVENGFFVAKGVKIPVQFSDRCDVVLGVRPEDLEIVERQRATIMAPVYALELTGDATLVTIKDGATSICVRGPADFEANIDEVCHIAPRKPEKLHLFDKSTGERLNS
- a CDS encoding aldolase/citrate lyase family protein, with amino-acid sequence MRSNKVKDRITTGKTIVNAWLAIPSSYSAEGMGQAGFHSVTVDMQHGMLGFSDALHMLQAISATPATPLVRVPELNKASIMRLLDAGAYGIICPMISTADDARALVAACRYPPIGERSFGPARGLLYGGLDYVAKANDVIMAIPMIETLDGVENIDEILDVTGIDMIYIGPNDLAFSMEGSLEFPRSESEAAISFILERAQNKGCPTGIFCSDVGEAKRRVEQGFNLVTPGNDFNNLIQSSVSAVRGVLGAYTDSSGLSNDGY
- a CDS encoding cupin, with the protein product MTESATLELTQKQADARHVKRSDYASCTVAFIDCKKPGSHLKENYSIIGPGVSSSNDQVVNLPEPHGFNVGAAAMPSGITNNLHIHFTAEVFVVQKGSWTFRWGAHGEHSFEASEGDVLSVPTWIFRGFTNTGTDDGWIFTMLGGDNTGGVVFHPDIMIEAAEYGLFISKNNTLIDTSKGDPVPAEGETIPPMPAEDLAAIRDISPSEMTKRIVAESDRDFRPAFIDAGLPNCGAEIAPILGYGISQNRDHNPRITNPHTFSMEWLKMQAGQTVSPFVLDEKMVLIIRYGSVRLYLNEGSDVSVDLNAWETYSIPAGVVRRFQCLGDDAVEVLIVVSGDHRKWPRFRPEVLDAAWKDGKALDAGGFVAKASLLPNYGWAG
- a CDS encoding carbohydrate ABC transporter permease, with translation MKKHIFWTIERALLLLVSLIVLFPIFWMFLTSLKRPRDAYSISLNFKPTLDNFAMVFAEPWNLGSMVLNSAIVAGVTVLISVPCASLAAYSFSRFRVKGRKILFFMVLSTQFIPAVVIVLPFFLMFRSLGLLDTRIALIIVNLAIVTPFVIWMIKGFIDAIPVDSEEAAMIDGASRLRVIRDIVLPMAAPGILTSSIFCFILTWNEFLFSLILTRRDAVTLPVGLVSFRTERGDLWELMSAAGVMITVPIFIMAMIIQKHFTRGMTAGAIK
- a CDS encoding alpha/beta hydrolase, translating into MDTDSMISKQWFLLPGTLCTGEVFLPFLNALGVSQSQRTVIPIRYQSVDEYERLLTEDVPPGSVVCGFSLGAGVAAHLADRLDIGLLVLFGVNPHADDPEKYQLRRDLENDVLAHGGRKAMSARVPEIHGMNAEIVLETILDMAEACGPYISKQTTLALERPGACSALANARYPVLALTGSEDRMTPFSLAKDAAGAALNGTVTCLAGLGHYALLEDPHACKAVLELYLEELIK
- a CDS encoding RraA family protein, producing MNDCMSELFELLKSVDTPTVCNAIEVAQGKRGFNRFTRGTMQHSKPGDPAIVGFARTAKISGLAPPIEPEEVIRARRMDYFRLMAGGSGPTVAVVEDVDYPNCIAGWWGEVHVAVHKGLGLQGAVTNGVVRDLDVIDDGFPVLAGSIGPSHGYVHVVEIGTSVSILGMHVSQGELIHADRHGALVIPEEVILNLKQAIETVIENESIVLIPARAPGFNIEKLEEAWKKFEQART